The proteins below are encoded in one region of Helianthus annuus cultivar XRQ/B chromosome 2, HanXRQr2.0-SUNRISE, whole genome shotgun sequence:
- the LOC110893684 gene encoding protein FAR1-RELATED SEQUENCE 5-like, with protein MVVRRLIRKKECCPGFTCDYVIGEDRRLKGLFWADEQSKTNYTVFGDIVGFDATYKSNKYDLVFVPFTGIDNHFRNVTFGGALLVVTDQDAAMKRAIKDVLSRSRHRLCMWHIWEKLKTKVGPVLLANIDFNTRMTHIVWNDTIIPEDFETEWHSIMSTFGLGNHEWLKDMYDLRFDWIPAYYHGENLAGLMRTTSRCESENYFFGQICNPRCTLVEFFTHFETAMNIQRHEHRRNDHDTRRDLNLYIGEYDAEMVVRRLIRKKECCPGFTCDYVIGEDRRLKGLFWADEQSKTNYTVFGDIVGFDATYKSNKYDLVFVPFTGIDNHFRNVTFGGALLGSETADS; from the exons ATGGTAGTTAGGCGTCTTATTAGGAAGAAAGAATGTTGTCCTGGTTTCacatgtgattatgttattggtgaagatagaagattgaaaGGACTTTTCTGGGCTGATGAGCAATCAAAAACAAATTATACAGTGTTTGGTGACATAGTTGGTTTTGATGCTACTTATAAATCAAACAA ATATGATTTGGTTTTTGTACCATTTACTGGGATTGATAATCATTTTCGGAATGTCACATTTGGTGGTGCATTACTTG TTGTTACCGATCAAGATGCTGCAATGAAGAGAGCTATTAAGGATGTACTTTCAAGAAGTAGGCATAGGTTATGTATGTGGCATATATGGGAGAAATTGAAGACAAAG GTTGGTCCTGTTTTGTTAGCAAACATTGATTTTAATACAAGAATGACTCATATTGTTTGGAATGATACTATTATTCCAGAAGATTTTGAAACTGAGTGGCATTCAATAATGTCTACTTTTGGATTGGGAAATCATGAGTGGTTAAAAGATATGTACGATCTTCGATTTGATTGGATTCCCGCTTATTACCATGGAGAGAATTTGGCTGGTCTTATGCGTACTACGTCTAGATGTGAAAGCGAGAATTACTTCTTTGGTCAGATTTGCAATCCAAGATGTACACTTGTTGAATTTTTCACTCATTTTGAGACTGCAATGAATATTCAAAGGCATGAGCATAGGAGGAATGATCATGATACAAG AAGGGATTTGAATCTTTACATAGGAGAGTATGATGCAGAAATGGTAGTTAGGCGTCTTATTAGGAAGAAAGAATGTTGTCCTGGTTTCacatgtgattatgttattggtgaagatagaagattgaaaGGACTTTTCTGGGCTGATGAGCAATCAAAAACAAATTATACAGTGTTTGGTGACATAGTTGGTTTTGATGCTACTTATAAATCAAACAA ATATGATTTGGTTTTTGTACCATTTACTGGGATTGATAATCATTTTCGGAATGTCACATTTGGTGGTGCATTACTTGGTTCTGAGACTGCAGATTCTTAA